One genomic window of Vicia villosa cultivar HV-30 ecotype Madison, WI unplaced genomic scaffold, Vvil1.0 ctg.002187F_1_1, whole genome shotgun sequence includes the following:
- the LOC131638130 gene encoding uncharacterized protein At5g01610-like — protein MKSSIICLSILILLTTSNASNQTNNLSVYETLQQYDFPVGILPQGATSYELNKNTGRFTVYFEGTCIFGIRSYDLRYRSTIKGVISRGKLSKLKGISVKIELIWLKIVEVTRRGDDLQFSVGVASAEFSVDNFLEIPQCGCGFDCNGLKSDGNFSSI, from the coding sequence ATGAAATCTTCAATCATATGTCTTTCCATTCTAATCCTCCTAACAACCTCAAACGCATCAAACCAAACCAATAATCTCTCTGTCTACGAAACCCTTCAGCAATACGATTTCCCGGTTGGTATTCTTCCACAAGGTGCCACAAGCTACGAGCTAAACAAAAACACAGGCAGGTTCACGGTGTATTTCGAAGGAACATGTATTTTTGGTATAAGATCTTACGATCTAAGGTATAGATCCACTATCAAGGGTGTTATCTCCAGAGGTAAACTCAGTAAACTGAAGGGTATTAGTGTTAAGATTGAACTCATATGGCTCAAGATTGTGGAGGTGACTCGTCGTGGTGATGATCTTCAGTTTTCTGTTGGTGTTGCTTCTGCTGAATTTAGTGTTGATAACTTTTTAGAGATTCCTCAGTGTGGGTGTGGATTTGATTGCAATGGTTTGAAAAGTGATGGTAATTTTTCTTCTATTTAG
- the LOC131638141 gene encoding exocyst complex component SEC15B-like, whose protein sequence is MNPSKPPRRKVIQANGDDSGDKQDQLLLSSAICNNEDLGPFIRKAFASGKPETLQHHLKHFARSKESEIEEVCKAHYQDFILAVDDLRSLLSEVESLKSSLSDSNSKLQSVARPLLTSLDSFVETRNVSRNVNLAVESVGACVQLMEVCSRANSHLAGDNFYMALKCVDAIERDYLDKTSSSTLKKMLEKKIPEIRSYIERKVNKEFGDWLVEIRVVSRNLGQLAIGQASSARQREEDLRIKQRQAEEQSRLSVRDCIYALEEEDEDGVAAGIGDEGHSNGNGNSGGVLGFDLTPLYRAYHIHQTLGLEDGFKQYYFENRKLQLTSDFQVSSMTPFLESHQTFFAQIAGFFVVEDRVYRTGGGLISKMEVENLWEIAVSKMCSVLEDQFSRMQTANHLLLIKDYVSLLGVTLRRFGYPIDALLDVLSKHRDKYHELLLSDCRQQIAEAVAGDKFGQMVMKKEYEYSMNVLSFQIQTSHIMPAFPYVAPFSSTVPDCCRIVRSFIEDSVSFMSYGGQLEFYDVVKKYLDKLLGEVLDESLLKLINTTVNGVFQAMQMAANMAVMERACDFFFRHAAQLSGVPLRMVERSRRQFPLRKARDAAEETLARLLKSKVDGYMTLIENVNWMTDDPPQGGNEYVNEVIIYLETSFSNASQILPTQVLKRVIPDVLSHISDSIVGTLVSDSVKRFSVSAVTGIDTDIKLLESFAENQAVLFFDGDADKLKSALAESRQMVNLLVSNHPENFLNPVIRERSYSALDHKKVVIVSEKLKDPSDRLFGTFGSRGSRQNPKKKSLDTLIKRLRDVS, encoded by the coding sequence ATGAACCCCTCAAAACCTCCGCGCCGGAAAGTCATCCAAGCAAACGGCGACGACTCCGGCGACAAACAGGACCAGCTCCTTCTCTCCTCCGCCATATGCAACAACGAAGACTTAGGTCCCTTCATCCGCAAAGCCTTCGCTTCCGGCAAACCGGAAACTCTCCAGCACCACCTCAAGCACTTCGCTCGCTCCAAAGAGTCCGAGATCGAAGAAGTATGCAAGGCGCACTACCAGGACTTCATCCTCGCCGTCGACGACCTCCGATCGCTTCTATCCGAAGTCGAATCGCTCAAGTCTTCCCTCTCCGATTCCAACTCCAAGCTCCAATCCGTCGCGCGTCCGCTCCTCACCTCGCTTGACTCGTTCGTCGAAACGCGAAACGTTTCGAGGAACGTTAATCTCGCTGTTGAATCAGTCGGAGCGTGTGTTCAGTTGATGGAAGTTTGCTCACGCGCTAACAGTCATCTCGCCGGGGATAACTTCTACATGGCGTTAAAGTGTGTTGATGCAATCGAGAGAGATTATTTGGATAAAACGTCGTCGTCGACTCTGAAGAAGATGCTGGAGAAGAAGATTCCGGAGATTCGGTCTTACATAGAGAGAAAAGTGAACAAGGAGTTCGGTGACTGGTTGGTTGAGATCCGAGTGGTGAGTCGCAATTTAGGTCAATTGGCAATTGGTCAAGCTTCATCAGCGAGACAGAGAGAAGAGGATCTTAGAATCAAACAGCGTCAAGCGGAGGAGCAGAGTAGACTCAGCGTTAGGGATTGCATTTATGcgttggaggaagaagatgaagatggagtcGCTGCCGGGATCGGAGATGAAGGTCATAGTAACGGTAATGGTAACAGTGGTGGAGTTTTGGGATTTGATTTGACTCCGTTGTATAGAGCTTACCATATTCATCAAACGTTAGGGTTAGAGGATGGGTTTAAGCAATATTATTTTGAGAATAGGAAGCTTCAGTTGACTTCTGATTTTCAGGTTTCGTCGATGACGCCTTTTCTTGAATCGCATCAGACGTTCTTTGCGCAGATTGCAGGTTTCTTTGTGGTGGAGGATCGCGTGTATAGGACTGGTGGTGGTTTGATATCGAAAATGGAAGTTGAGAATCTGTGGGAGATTGCTGTTAGTAAAATGTGTTCGGTGTTGGAGGATCAATTCTCGAGAATGCAAACTGCTAATCATCTTTTGTTGATTAAGGATTATGTGAGTCTATTGGGAGTGACGCTGAGGAGATTCGGTTACCCCATTGATGCATTGCTTGATGTTTTAAGCAAGCATAGGGATAAGTATCATGAATTACTCTTGTCAGATTGTAGGCAGCAGATAGCGGAGGCTGTAGCGGGTGATAAGTTTGGGCAGATGGTGATGAAGAAAGAGTATGAGTATTCGATGAATGTGCTTTCTTTTCAGATTCAAACATCGCATATCATGCCCGCTTTTCCTTATGTGGCACCGTTTTCTTCCACGGTGCCTGATTGTTGTCGTATTGTGCGGTCATTCATTGAGGATTCTGTTAGTTTCATGTCGTATGGCGGGCAGCTTGAGTTCTATGATGTTGTTAAGAAGTATTTAGATAAGCTTTTGGGTGAGGTTTTAGATGAATCTTTATTAAAGCTTATTAATACGACAGTTAATGGTGTCTTCCAGGCAATGCAAATGGCGGCAAATATGGCTGTTATGGAGCGTGCGTGTGATTTTTTCTTTCGTCACGCGGCACAGCTTTCAGGGGTTCCGTTAAGAATGGTGGAGAGAAGCAGGAGGCAGTTCCCTCTGAGAAAAGCCCGTGATGCTGCGGAAGAGACGCTCGCTCGGCTACTAAAATCCAAAGTTGATGGATATATGACCTTGATTGAGAATGTAAATTGGATGACGGATGATCCACCTCAAGGTGGAAATGAATATGTAAACGAGGTCATTATTTATTTGGAAACTTCGTTTTCTAATGCATCACAGATTTTGCCAACTCAAGTCCTTAAAAGAGTTATACCGGATGTTCTTTCTCACATATCGGATTCGATTGTTGGGACTCTAGTTAGTGATTCCGTTAAGAGATTTAGTGTCAGTGCCGTTACTGGAATTGATACAGACATCAAGCTCTTAGAATCATTTGCTGAAAATCAGGCCGTCCTTTTCTTTGATGGAGATGCTGATAAGTTGAAATCAGCCCTTGCGGAGTCGAGACAAATGGTCAATTTGCTGGTAAGCAATCATCCGGAGAATTTCCTGAATCCAGTGATCAGGGAAAGGAGTTATAGTGCTTTGGACCACAAGAAAGTGGTGATTGTTTCGGAGAAGCTAAAGGATCCTTCGGACCGACTCTTTGGAACCTTTGGTAGCCGAGGGTCCAGGCAGAATCCAAAAAAGAAATCACTGGATACATTGATAAAAAGACTAAGGGATGTTAGTTGA